One part of the Mya arenaria isolate MELC-2E11 chromosome 3, ASM2691426v1 genome encodes these proteins:
- the LOC128226541 gene encoding uncharacterized protein LOC128226541 has product MDVRYKFLVDQAAPHGRKWRKDRLSGKELGQIRLGDRLAKGGTSVVYRAQCGKAIITCKVTDGKYSEGLMKECEILRKLDHTNILKVYDGIACNRIVAMAMEFVPCGDLHDFVTHHFPVHSETRQKFGTEILSAVSYMHDNGIAHCDLKLENILVDTQGSTKIIDFGSALKVADATYEDFAYIATTPEYLPPEIFCTTTRDGYDIRAIDEWSVGVVLFILLTGRFPFGEVDASRIAKYIQKMRAAHSFNLRQNEEMLLYFEKEYLEVARGLLAFDPEERFSVSKALQMGFTKKKSVFSLDDIESEIDKEFGSIFDDI; this is encoded by the exons ATGGATGTTCGATATAAGTTTTTG GTGGACCAGGCTGCTCCCCACGGGCGGAAGTGGCGGAAGGATCGTCTGTCGGGGAAGGAACTCGGCCAGATTCGGTTAGGCGATAGGCTGGCAAAGGGTGGCACTTCAGTCGTCTACAGGGCGCAGTGCGGCAAAGCCATCATCACGTGTAAGGTCACCGACGGAAAGTACTCCGAGGGGCTTATGAAAGAATGTGAAATACTACGTAAGCTTGACCACACGAATATTCTTAAAGTTTACGATGGTATTGCATGCAACAGAatcgttgccatggcaatggaatTTGTGCCATGCGGTGATCTTCATGATTTTGTCACGCACCATTTTCCCGTGCACTCGGAAACTCGACAAAAATTCGGGACTGAAATTTTATCTGCCGTTAGTTACATGCATGACAATGGCATAGCTCACTGTGATCTAAAACTAGAAAATATCCTCGTTGACACACAGGGCTCCACCAAGATAATAGACTTTGGATCAGCCCTTAAGGTGGCAGATGCAACATATGAAGATTTTGCTTACATTGCTACGACACCGGAATACTTGCCGCCGGAAATATTCTGTACGACCACGCGCGATGGATACGACATCCGGGCAATTGATGAATGGAGCGTCGGTGTCGTCTTGTTCATCCTGTTAACTGGACGCTTCCCGTTCGGTGAGGTGGATGCCTCACGGATCGCCAAGTACATCCAGAAGATGCGGGCCGCTCATTCCTTTAACCTGAGGCAGAATGAGGAAATGCTGCTTTACTTTGAAAAGGAATACCTCGAGGTGGCGCGGGGGCTCCTCGCGTTTGATCCCGAGGAGCGCTTTTCGGTCAGTAAAGCGCTGCAAATGGGGTTTACGAAAAAGAAAAGTGTGTTTAGTCTTGATGACATCGAGAGTGAAATTGACAAGGAATTTGGATCAATTTTTGACGATATCTAG
- the LOC128227696 gene encoding la-related protein 6-like translates to MAESEIVINVQEVSDSLPADENTNSMKEQRDTTAIGSKSVPVLRVEKLKEDLNSSFSYTSGEEDHSRQGSDDPEHRSEDEPEFVAPTDELKEKIINQVEFYFSDANILKDAFLLKHVRRNKMGYVSIKLITSFKKMKSLTKDHRVVAYSLRQSNELEVNEEGKKVRRKKPLPEYDETTPSRSVVAINLPMENPSIENIAEMFSKCGDIALIRIIKQGKSVPQDVKKHCNKHPEIGTSTCAVIEFEKHEFAQKAIEKMTDKEDWKRGMRVVRLAETKKKNDKSGDRNGESHEGSGDDDKKKKKRGGKKHTKNKHLDDACYSSGSDYDPPNHTSLSPNNFDGSKLSPNASPRTSPRSSPMTSPRSQRRRLGPHGKSPLAEHSPGGSPKPSPRSSPETSRKRYENSSGGDSTPSSPWVQRRLKAAQEMNKSPLAMSPAGSPLLGRRAKDGAHRLADLGCVIRQPKGPDGTKGFHLGRGKPRASTIS, encoded by the coding sequence ATGGCTGAATCAGAAATCGTGATCAACGTCCAAGAAGTAAGCGACAGCCTACCAGCTGACGAAAACACAAACAGCATGAAAGAGCAGAGGGACACCACTGCCATTGGCTCAAAGTCAGTTCCTGTTCTTAGAGTTGAAAAGTTGAAGGAAGATCTGAATAGCAGTTTTTCCTATACAAGTGGTGAGGAAGATCACAGTCGTCAGGGTTCGGATGATCCGGAGCACAGGTCTGAAGATGAACCTGAATTTGTGGCTCCCACAGatgaattgaaagaaaaaataataaatcaagttGAATTTTACTTTTCTGATGCCAACATTCTGAAAGATGCATTTCTGCTGAAGCATGTGAGACGCAATAAAATGGGTTATGTCAGCATAAAATTGATTACCTCattcaagaaaatgaaaagtttgaCTAAAGATCACCGTGTGGTTGCTTACAGTCTCAGGCAGTCAAATGAATTGGAGGTTAATGAAGAGGGTAAAAAAGTCCGACGTAAAAAACCTCTGCCAGAATATGATGAAACTACTCCATCAAGATCTGTTGTAGCCATAAATCTTCCAATGGAAAATCCTTCAATTGAAAATATCGCAGAAATGTTTTCCAAGTGTGGTGATATTGCGTTAATACGTATTATAAAACAAGGCAAGTCTGTTCCACAAGATGTAAAGAAACACTGCAATAAACATCCAGAAATTGGGACTAGTACTTGTGCAGTAATCGAGTTTGAAAAGCATGAGTTTGCACAGAAAGCAATAGAAAAAATGACTGATAAAGAAGATTGGAAACGTGGTATGAGAGTTGTCAGACTTGctgaaacaaaaaagaaaaatgacaaaTCAGGAGACAGAAATGGTGAATCTCATGAAggcagtggtgatgatgataaaaagaagaaaaagagaGGAGGCAAAAAGCACACTAAGAACAAACATCTAGATGATGCTTGTTACAGCAGTGGTTCAGACTATGATCCTCCTAATCATACTTCCTTAAGCCCTAATAATTTCGATGGCAGCAAGTTAAGTCCGAATGCAAGTCCTAGAACTAGTCCACGCTCTAGTCCCATGACAAGCCCAAGGAGTCAACGGAGGCGTTTGGGACCCCATGGAAAATCACCTCTTGCAGAACACAGCCCTGGTGGCAGTCCGAAACCAAGTCCAAGAAGCAGTCCAGAAACCAGCAGAAAGCGTTATGAGAACTCTTCTGGTGGCGATAGTACACCATCTAGTCCTTGGGTTCAGAGACGTTTAAAAGCAGCTCAGGAGATGAATAAAAGTCCACTTGCAATGAGTCCAGCTGGAAGCCCCTTGCTGGGGCGACGTGCTAAAGATGGTGCACACCGGCTTGCAGATCTTGGCTGTGTCATAAGACAACCTAAAGGCCCAGATGGCACGAAAGGATTCCACCTTGGAAGAGGCAAACCACGGGCTAGCACTATTTCTTAG